A region from the Rhinoderma darwinii isolate aRhiDar2 chromosome 2, aRhiDar2.hap1, whole genome shotgun sequence genome encodes:
- the LOC142741735 gene encoding protein FAM200C-like gives MSSKKRKWSDEYVQYGFTCITERDGSQRPNCMICNARLSNSSLAPAKLREHFLKLHGDGQYKNTTLAEFKVKRARFDEKATLPVLGFVPINKPILTASYEVAYLIAKQGKPHTIGETLIKPAVLKMANIMLGKAAEVKLSQIPLSNDTVSDRIEDMSKDILAQVVADLISSLAKFSLQLDETTDVSNLSQLAVFVRYVKDDVIKEDFLFCKPLTTTTKAADVKKLVDDFFKDNNLSWDMVFAVCSDGAPVMLGRKSGFGELVKADAPHIIVTHCILHRHALATKTLPPKLAEVLKIVVECVNYVRNSALRHRIFSELCKEMGSEFEALLYHSNVRWLSRGQVLNRVFAVRVELALFLQEHQHRHADCLKNSEFILILAYMADIFAALNHLNQQMQGGGVNIIEAEENLKAFQKKLSLWKRRTENDNFANFPLLDDCVSKIEDVSGIGDIFVPAELKQAIATHLDELAKSLDGYFPTRESYPAWVRQPFTFSVETTDVNDKYLDEIIEIQ, from the coding sequence ATGTCGAGCAAAAAAAGAAAGTGGTCGGACGAATATGTACAATATGGATTCACATGTATAACGGAACGTGATGGGAGTCAGCGTCCTAACTGCATGATTTGCAATGCTAGGTTGAGCAATTCTAGTCTAGCACCGGCAAAACTAAGAGAACACTTCCTTAAGCTGCATGGAGATGGACAATACAAGAACACAACGCTCGCTGAATTCAAGGTGAAGAGAGCCAGATTCGATGAAAAGGCTACTCTGCCTGTTCTCGGCTTTGTACCCATCAACAAACCGATTCTCACAGCATCGTACGAAGTTGCTTACCTGATCGCAAAGCAGGGCAAACCACACACCATTGGTGAAACACTCATAAAACCAGCTGTGTTGAAGATGGCGAATATCATGCTGGGAAAAGCGGCTGAAGTTAAGCTATCCCAAATTCCTCTTTCAAATGACACCGTTAGCGACAGAATAGAGGACATGAGCAAAGACATCTTGGCTCAAGTAGTTGCAGATCTGATTTCAAGCCTGGCAAAATTCAGCCTTCAACTCGACGAGACCACAGACGTTTCCAATCTAAGCCAGCTTGCTGTATTTGTGCGCTATGTGAAAGACGACgtgataaaggaagattttttattttgtaaacctCTTACGACAACAACTAAGGCAGCCGATGTGAAGAAACTTGTGGATGACTTCTTCAAAGACAACAATCTTTCGTGGGATATGGTTTTTGCAGTTTGTTCGGACGGAGCTCCAGTCATGCTGGGAAGAAAGTCTGGTTTTGGTGAGCTAGTGAAAGCCGATGCACCACACATCATTGTTACGCATTGTATTCTGCACAGGCATGCGTTGGCAACAAAAACCTTGCCTCCAAAACTGGCAGAAGTATTAAAAATTGTAGTGGAATGCGTGAACTATGTGCGAAATAGTGCTCTGAGGCACCGCATCTTCAGTGAGCTGTGTAAAGAAATGGGCTCTGAATTCGAGGCACTTCTGTACCATTCTAACGTTCGGTGGTTATCCCGGGGACAGGTGCTGAATCGTGTTTTTGCCGTGCGTGTGGAATTAGCCCTGTTTTTGCAAGAGCACCAACATCGTCATGCAGATTGCTTAAAAAATTCTGAGTTCATTCTCATTTTAGCGTACATGGCTGATATCTTCGCAGCTCTCAATCATCTCAATCAACAGATGCAGGGCGGTGGAGTCAACATCATCGAAGCGGAAGAAAACCTGAAGGCTTTTCAAAAAAAGCTATCGTTATGGAAACGACGAACAGAGAACGATAACTTCGCAAACTTTCCCCTGCTGGACGACTGTGTAAGTAAGATCGAAGATGTATCTGGAATCGGAGACATTTTTGTAcccgcggaactgaagcaagcaaTTGCCACGCACTTAGATGAGCTTGCAAAGTCTCTCGACGGATACTTCCCTACAAGAGAGTCATATCCAGCATGGGTGAGACAGCCGTTCACGTTTAGTGTTGAGACAACAGATGTCAATGATAAATACCTCGATGAAATCATTGAAATTCAGTAG